The Paeniglutamicibacter sulfureus genome includes a region encoding these proteins:
- the rapZ gene encoding RNase adapter RapZ, which produces MTSELAPVKPPESELLVITGMSGAGRTTAAHALEDHGWYVVENLPPTLLGMLTEIVAHSGGSIPKLAVVMDVRSKSLFPQLRENLNALTSAGIAYRVLFLDAADDLLVRRFEQGRRPHPLQEDERIVDGINREREVLRELKEAAEIVVDTTEMSVHDLARSITELFSESGPIVLRLNVMSFGFKYGLPTDANYVADVRFIPNPHWVPELRPHTGKEKQVSDYVLSAKGAAEFIERYIGALEPVFEGYRRENKHYATIAVGCTGGKHRSVATAEEIGRRLAQLPSVRVNITHRDLGRE; this is translated from the coding sequence ATGACCTCCGAGCTTGCCCCCGTGAAACCTCCCGAGTCCGAACTTCTGGTGATAACCGGCATGTCGGGTGCCGGCCGCACCACCGCCGCCCACGCGCTGGAAGACCACGGATGGTACGTGGTGGAAAACCTCCCCCCGACGCTGCTGGGCATGCTCACCGAGATCGTGGCCCACTCCGGGGGATCGATCCCCAAGCTCGCGGTGGTGATGGACGTGCGCTCCAAGTCGCTCTTCCCGCAGCTGCGCGAGAACCTGAACGCGCTGACCAGCGCCGGCATCGCCTACCGGGTGCTCTTCCTTGACGCGGCCGACGACCTTCTGGTGCGCCGCTTCGAACAGGGCCGGCGCCCGCACCCCTTGCAGGAGGACGAACGGATCGTCGACGGGATCAACCGCGAACGCGAGGTGCTGCGCGAGCTGAAGGAAGCCGCGGAGATCGTCGTGGACACCACCGAGATGTCGGTGCACGACCTGGCGCGCTCGATCACCGAGCTCTTCTCCGAGTCGGGCCCCATCGTGCTGCGGCTGAACGTGATGAGCTTCGGCTTCAAGTACGGGCTGCCCACCGATGCCAACTACGTGGCGGATGTCCGCTTCATCCCCAACCCGCACTGGGTCCCGGAACTTCGCCCGCACACCGGCAAGGAAAAGCAGGTCTCCGACTACGTGCTGTCGGCCAAGGGGGCGGCGGAATTCATCGAGCGCTACATCGGCGCCCTGGAACCGGTCTTCGAGGGCTACCGCCGGGAAAACAAGCACTACGCCACCATCGCGGTGGGTTGCACCGGCGGCAAGCACCGTTCCGTGGCCACGGCCGAGGAGATCGGGCGCCGGCTGGCCCAGCTGCCAAGCGTGCGGGTCAACATCACGCACCGGGACCTGGGGCGCGAGTAG
- a CDS encoding glucose-6-phosphate dehydrogenase assembly protein OpcA → MIVQMQDTTTSKISKELVTMRRAGGSSALSRVLTLLVITSAGYEEDAIAAASLASREHPCRIVVVVQGAADGRTRLDAQIRLGGDAGAAEVIVLHTFGPDAHVDESLVSGLLLPDAPIVAWWPHGVPKDAAGSPLGKIAHRRITDSGAETDPRAALFSLAESYRAGDTDLAWTRLTLWRAQLASVFDQLDPAQVTAATVTGAVDSPSTVLLAAWLRLCLKIPVTLASSPEGTGVRSVRFSLPSGDVELTRPPGDVAELYQPGQKAQLISLPQRPVADCLAEEMRRLDPDEVFGEVVREGLKRTNLRSIRASER, encoded by the coding sequence TGATAGTGCAGATGCAAGACACCACGACCTCGAAGATCTCCAAGGAACTGGTCACCATGCGCCGGGCCGGGGGATCCTCAGCGCTCTCCCGCGTGCTGACCCTGTTGGTGATCACCAGTGCCGGGTACGAGGAAGACGCCATTGCAGCTGCCTCCCTGGCCAGCCGCGAACACCCCTGCCGCATCGTGGTGGTGGTCCAGGGCGCTGCCGACGGCAGGACCCGGCTGGACGCCCAGATCCGCCTGGGCGGGGACGCCGGCGCCGCCGAGGTCATCGTGCTGCACACCTTCGGGCCCGACGCGCACGTGGACGAGTCCCTGGTCTCCGGGCTGCTGCTGCCCGACGCCCCGATCGTGGCCTGGTGGCCGCACGGGGTGCCGAAGGACGCCGCCGGCAGCCCGCTGGGAAAGATCGCGCACCGCCGCATCACCGATTCCGGCGCCGAGACGGATCCACGGGCCGCGCTCTTCTCGCTCGCCGAATCCTACCGAGCAGGCGACACCGACCTGGCCTGGACCCGGCTGACGCTCTGGCGCGCCCAGCTGGCCTCGGTCTTCGACCAGCTGGACCCGGCGCAGGTGACCGCGGCGACCGTCACCGGTGCCGTGGATTCCCCCTCCACCGTGCTGCTCGCGGCCTGGCTGCGGCTGTGCCTGAAGATCCCGGTGACCCTCGCTTCCTCCCCCGAGGGCACCGGTGTCCGCTCCGTGCGCTTTTCCCTGCCCTCCGGGGACGTCGAGTTGACCCGTCCTCCGGGGGACGTGGCCGAGTTGTACCAGCCGGGCCAGAAGGCCCAGCTGATTTCCTTGCCGCAGCGCCCCGTGGCAGACTGCCTGGCCGAGGAAATGCGTCGCCTGGACCCGGACGAGGTATTCGGCGAGGTCGTGCGCGAGGGCCTGAAGCGCACCAACCTGAGGAGCATCCGTGCCAGTGAACGCTAG
- the gap gene encoding type I glyceraldehyde-3-phosphate dehydrogenase, translated as MTTRVGINGFGRIGRNFLRASLAHGADIEVVAVNDLGSINDLAMLVKYDSIMGRLEEDVTVDGAFIVVGKKRIKVLSQKDPAHLGWGELGVDVVIESTGFFTKAADAEKHLQAGAKKVIISAPASKEDITIVMGVNHEKYEADKHHIISNASCTTNCLGPVAKVLNDQFGIVDGLMTTIHAYTADQHLQDSPHKKDPRRARAAALNMIPTSTGAAKAIGLVLPELKGKLNGYAMRVPVPTGSATDLTVNLAREASVEEINEAFKKAAEEGPLKGFLKYSEDPLVSTDIVHDPHSAVFDAGLTSVIGTTAKVVAWYDNEWAYSTRLVDLTVYVGARLG; from the coding sequence GTGACTACCCGTGTTGGCATTAACGGTTTCGGACGCATTGGTCGCAACTTCCTGCGAGCCAGCCTGGCTCATGGCGCAGACATCGAAGTTGTTGCAGTAAACGACCTGGGGTCCATCAACGACCTGGCCATGCTGGTCAAGTACGACTCGATCATGGGCCGCCTGGAAGAAGACGTGACCGTCGACGGCGCCTTCATCGTTGTGGGAAAGAAGCGCATCAAGGTCCTCTCGCAGAAGGATCCCGCCCACCTGGGCTGGGGCGAACTGGGAGTGGACGTCGTCATCGAGTCCACCGGCTTCTTCACGAAGGCCGCGGATGCCGAGAAGCACCTGCAGGCAGGCGCCAAGAAGGTCATCATTTCCGCGCCGGCTTCCAAGGAAGACATCACCATCGTCATGGGTGTCAACCACGAGAAGTACGAGGCCGACAAGCACCACATCATCTCGAACGCCTCCTGCACCACCAACTGCCTGGGCCCCGTGGCCAAGGTCCTTAACGACCAGTTCGGCATCGTCGACGGCCTGATGACCACCATCCACGCCTACACCGCAGACCAGCACCTGCAGGATTCCCCGCACAAGAAGGATCCGCGCCGCGCCCGCGCCGCCGCCTTGAACATGATCCCGACCTCCACCGGTGCAGCGAAGGCCATCGGCCTGGTCCTCCCGGAGCTCAAGGGCAAGCTCAACGGCTACGCCATGCGCGTCCCGGTTCCGACCGGCTCGGCCACCGACCTCACCGTGAACCTGGCCCGCGAGGCCTCCGTCGAGGAGATCAACGAGGCTTTCAAGAAGGCCGCCGAAGAGGGTCCGCTCAAGGGCTTCCTGAAGTACTCCGAGGATCCGCTGGTCTCCACCGACATCGTCCACGACCCGCACTCCGCGGTCTTCGATGCCGGCCTGACTTCCGTCATCGGCACCACCGCGAAGGTCGTCGCCTGGTACGACAACGAGTGGGCCTACTCGACCCGACTTGTTGACCTCACCGTTTATGTCGGCGCGCGTCTCGGTTAG
- the secG gene encoding preprotein translocase subunit SecG, producing MDVIKLVLQILLLITSLLLTLLILLHKGRGGGMSDMFGGGMTTSLGSSGVAERNLNRVTIVLGIIWAVVIIGLGLVMRFSVES from the coding sequence ATGGACGTCATCAAGTTGGTTTTGCAGATTTTGCTGCTCATCACGAGCCTGCTGCTTACGCTGCTGATCCTGCTGCACAAGGGTCGCGGCGGAGGCATGTCAGACATGTTCGGCGGTGGCATGACCACCTCGCTGGGTTCTTCCGGCGTCGCCGAGCGCAACCTCAACCGGGTGACCATCGTCCTGGGCATCATCTGGGCCGTCGTCATCATCGGGCTGGGCCTGGTCATGCGCTTCAGCGTGGAGTCCTAG
- the whiA gene encoding DNA-binding protein WhiA — MALTASVKDELSRLEIRRSSERKAEVSTMLRFCGGLHIISGRIVIEAEVDLASTARRLRAAIAEVYGHTSEIIVVSGGGLRRGNRYVVRVVRDGESLARQTGLLDGRGRPVRGLPSVIVNGSTADAEAVWRGAFLSHGSLTEPGRSSALEITCPGPESALALVGAARRLGLVAKAREVRGVDRVVIRDGEAIAQLLTRMGAHDALMVWEERRMRKEVRATANRLANFDDANLRRSAQAAVAAGARVDRALEILGEEVPEHLKYAGALRVAHKQASLDELGRMAEPPMTKDAIAGRIRRLLAMADKRASELGIPGTEASVPLDMLEH, encoded by the coding sequence ATGGCACTGACGGCTTCCGTCAAGGACGAGCTGTCCCGGCTTGAGATTCGGAGATCCTCCGAACGCAAGGCTGAGGTATCCACCATGCTGCGATTCTGCGGTGGACTCCACATCATCTCCGGACGCATCGTCATCGAGGCCGAGGTCGACCTCGCCTCCACCGCCCGGCGGCTTCGTGCCGCCATCGCCGAAGTCTACGGACACACCTCTGAAATCATCGTCGTCTCCGGCGGCGGCCTGCGCCGCGGCAACCGCTACGTGGTCAGGGTCGTCCGCGACGGCGAGTCCCTGGCGCGCCAGACCGGCCTGCTCGACGGGCGCGGCCGCCCCGTGCGCGGATTGCCCTCGGTCATCGTCAACGGTTCCACCGCCGACGCCGAGGCCGTGTGGCGCGGAGCGTTCCTCTCCCACGGCTCGCTGACCGAACCCGGGCGGTCCTCCGCACTGGAAATCACCTGCCCCGGCCCCGAATCGGCGCTCGCTCTGGTCGGTGCCGCGCGGCGCCTGGGCCTGGTGGCCAAGGCGCGCGAGGTCCGCGGCGTTGACCGCGTGGTCATCCGCGACGGCGAGGCCATTGCGCAGCTGCTCACCCGCATGGGCGCCCACGATGCGTTGATGGTCTGGGAGGAGCGCCGCATGCGCAAGGAAGTCCGTGCCACGGCCAACCGGCTGGCCAACTTCGACGACGCCAACCTGCGCCGCTCGGCCCAGGCGGCCGTTGCCGCCGGTGCCAGGGTCGACCGCGCGCTGGAAATCCTCGGCGAGGAAGTCCCCGAGCACCTCAAGTACGCCGGAGCCCTGCGCGTGGCGCACAAGCAGGCCAGCCTCGACGAGCTTGGCCGCATGGCGGAGCCGCCCATGACCAAGGACGCGATCGCCGGGCGGATTCGCCGGCTCTTGGCCATGGCCGACAAAAGAGCTTCCGAGTTGGGAATACCCGGCACCGAGGCGAGCGTTCCCTTGGATATGCTGGAGCACTGA
- a CDS encoding phosphoglycerate kinase has product MTSHTLDELIADGVLGRRVLVRSDLNVPLDGLTVTDDGRIRASIPVVQKLAEAGARVIVMAHLGRPKGEPDPQYSIAPASTRLAELSGLDVRTATDVVGPSARQLAGELTDGAVLVLENVRFDARETSKEASARAEFAAELAALTGEDGAYINDAFGAVHRKHASVFDIAALLPAYQGDLVATEVKVLKTLTEAPKRPYVVVLGGSKVSDKLAVIDNLLGRADHLLIGGGMAFTFLKAQGHEVGGSLLEEDQLETCRGYLKRAKELGCDIVLPTDVVVASKFGADAEHEVLAADNITGGAFGATGLGLDIGPDSGEKFASYIRSANTVFWNGPMGVFEIPAFANGTRAVAGALSDSEAFSVVGGGDSAAAVRTLGFHDDDFGHISTGGGASLEYLEGKELPGLTALEARK; this is encoded by the coding sequence ATGACTTCCCACACTCTCGACGAATTGATCGCCGATGGTGTCCTTGGGCGGCGCGTTCTGGTCCGCAGTGACCTGAACGTGCCGCTCGATGGCCTCACCGTCACCGACGATGGGCGTATTCGCGCCTCCATACCCGTGGTGCAGAAGCTGGCCGAGGCCGGCGCACGCGTCATTGTCATGGCTCACCTGGGTCGCCCCAAGGGCGAACCCGACCCCCAGTACTCCATTGCCCCGGCGTCCACCCGGCTCGCCGAGCTCTCCGGGCTCGACGTGCGCACGGCCACCGACGTCGTGGGCCCCTCGGCCCGCCAACTGGCCGGGGAACTGACCGACGGCGCCGTCCTGGTCCTGGAAAATGTGCGCTTCGATGCGCGCGAGACCTCTAAAGAAGCCTCGGCACGCGCCGAATTCGCGGCGGAGCTCGCCGCGCTGACCGGCGAAGACGGCGCGTACATCAACGACGCCTTCGGTGCTGTGCACCGCAAGCACGCCTCGGTCTTCGACATCGCCGCACTGCTGCCGGCCTACCAGGGCGACCTGGTGGCCACCGAGGTGAAGGTGCTCAAGACCCTCACCGAGGCTCCCAAGCGCCCCTACGTGGTCGTGCTGGGCGGGTCCAAGGTCTCGGACAAGCTTGCCGTCATCGACAACCTGCTGGGCCGCGCCGACCACCTTCTGATCGGCGGCGGCATGGCCTTCACCTTCCTCAAGGCCCAGGGCCACGAGGTCGGCGGGTCCCTGTTGGAGGAAGACCAGCTCGAGACCTGCCGCGGCTACCTCAAGCGCGCCAAGGAACTGGGCTGCGACATCGTGCTGCCCACCGACGTGGTCGTGGCCTCCAAGTTCGGGGCAGATGCCGAGCACGAGGTGCTGGCCGCGGACAACATCACCGGCGGTGCCTTCGGCGCCACCGGCCTGGGCCTGGACATCGGTCCGGATTCCGGGGAGAAGTTCGCCAGCTACATCCGCAGTGCCAACACGGTGTTCTGGAACGGCCCGATGGGGGTCTTCGAGATCCCGGCGTTCGCCAACGGCACCCGTGCCGTTGCCGGTGCGCTGTCCGACTCGGAGGCATTCAGCGTCGTCGGCGGCGGCGACTCCGCCGCGGCCGTGCGCACGCTGGGTTTCCACGACGACGACTTCGGACACATTTCCACCGGCGGCGGTGCCTCCCTCGAGTACCTCGAGGGCAAGGAACTGCCCGGCCTGACTGCCTTGGAGGCGCGTAAGTGA
- the uvrC gene encoding excinuclease ABC subunit UvrC yields MADPRSYRPATGDIPVNPGVYRFRDEVGRVIYVGKAKVLRSRLNSYFANPAGLTPKTHAMVHTAVSVEWTVVGSELEALQLEYTWIKEYNPRFNIVFRDDKSYPYLAVTMGEKYPRAQVMRGDKRKDTKYFGPFYPAKAIRETLDTLLRVFPVRSCSAGVFKRAESSGRPCLLGYIDKCAAPCVGRISPEDHKQLAADLCQFMGGEGTRFIKEIEAKMADAVSKLEYEQAARHRDDIAALRRVFERNAVVLAENTEADIFAVHEDELEAAVQVFHVRNGRIRGQRGWVVEKVEDSTPAEFIEHLLTQVYGEAAGDDRIPREVLVPVLPENTEQVAAWLHERRGSAVSLRVPQRGDKATLAETVRENAEQSLRLHKSRRAGDLTTRSASLQELQDSLGLPTPLLRIECYDASHTQGTNVVASMVVFEDGLPKKSDYRKFAITGDAARDDTASMYDVISRRFRNYLAEMADTVPMVSGEIDIADASERLPARKFAYPPSLVIVDGGPPQVAAASRALADLGIDDIYVVGLAKRLEELWLPDDEFPVILPRASHALYMVQRIRDEAHRFAITFHRQKRSASMTTSLLDTINGLGPAKREALRKHFGSMKKMRAASVEELTAVPGIGPVLAATVHEALAAAGTGAPAVNMTTGEVLD; encoded by the coding sequence GTGGCAGACCCAAGAAGCTACCGCCCCGCGACGGGGGACATCCCGGTCAACCCCGGGGTGTACCGCTTCCGCGACGAAGTGGGACGGGTCATCTACGTCGGCAAGGCCAAGGTGCTGCGCTCCCGGCTGAACTCCTACTTCGCCAACCCGGCCGGGCTCACCCCCAAGACGCACGCCATGGTGCACACCGCCGTCTCCGTGGAGTGGACCGTCGTGGGCTCCGAGCTCGAGGCCCTCCAGCTGGAATACACCTGGATCAAGGAGTACAACCCGCGGTTCAACATCGTCTTCCGCGACGACAAGTCATACCCGTACCTCGCGGTGACCATGGGGGAGAAGTACCCGCGCGCCCAGGTGATGCGCGGGGACAAGCGCAAGGACACCAAGTACTTCGGGCCGTTCTACCCGGCCAAGGCCATCCGCGAAACCCTCGACACGCTGCTGCGTGTCTTCCCGGTCCGCAGCTGTTCGGCAGGGGTGTTCAAGCGCGCCGAATCCTCCGGGCGGCCCTGCCTGCTGGGCTACATCGACAAATGCGCGGCCCCCTGCGTGGGGCGCATCAGCCCCGAGGACCACAAGCAGCTCGCCGCGGACCTGTGCCAGTTCATGGGCGGTGAAGGCACCCGCTTCATCAAGGAGATCGAAGCCAAGATGGCCGATGCGGTCTCCAAGCTCGAGTACGAGCAGGCCGCCCGCCACCGCGACGACATCGCCGCGCTGCGTCGGGTCTTCGAACGCAACGCGGTGGTGCTGGCCGAAAACACCGAGGCCGACATCTTCGCCGTGCACGAGGACGAGCTCGAGGCAGCCGTGCAGGTCTTCCATGTGCGCAACGGGCGGATCCGGGGCCAGCGCGGCTGGGTCGTGGAAAAGGTCGAGGACTCGACCCCTGCCGAATTCATCGAGCACCTGCTCACCCAGGTCTACGGCGAGGCCGCCGGGGACGACAGGATTCCGCGCGAGGTGCTGGTTCCGGTGCTGCCGGAGAACACCGAGCAGGTGGCCGCGTGGCTGCACGAGCGCCGCGGCTCGGCCGTCTCGCTGCGCGTTCCCCAACGCGGGGACAAGGCGACGTTGGCCGAAACCGTGCGGGAAAACGCCGAGCAGTCGCTGCGCCTGCACAAGTCCCGGCGCGCCGGGGACCTGACCACGCGCTCGGCCTCGCTGCAGGAACTGCAGGACTCGCTCGGGCTTCCCACCCCGCTGCTGCGCATCGAATGCTATGACGCTTCCCACACCCAGGGCACCAACGTGGTCGCCTCCATGGTGGTGTTCGAGGACGGGCTGCCGAAAAAGAGCGACTACCGCAAGTTCGCGATCACCGGGGACGCTGCGCGGGATGACACCGCCTCGATGTACGACGTGATCTCCCGCCGCTTCAGGAACTACCTCGCGGAAATGGCCGACACCGTGCCGATGGTCAGCGGCGAAATCGACATCGCCGACGCCTCCGAACGACTGCCGGCGCGCAAGTTCGCCTACCCGCCCTCGCTGGTCATCGTGGACGGCGGTCCGCCGCAGGTCGCCGCCGCCTCCCGGGCGCTTGCGGACCTGGGCATCGACGACATCTACGTCGTCGGCCTGGCCAAGCGGCTGGAGGAACTGTGGCTGCCCGATGACGAGTTCCCGGTGATCCTGCCGCGGGCCTCCCACGCGCTGTACATGGTCCAGCGGATCCGCGACGAGGCGCACCGTTTCGCCATCACCTTCCACCGCCAGAAGCGCTCGGCCTCGATGACCACCTCACTACTTGACACCATCAACGGCCTGGGCCCGGCCAAGCGCGAGGCCCTGCGCAAGCACTTCGGCTCGATGAAAAAGATGCGCGCCGCCTCCGTCGAGGAACTCACGGCCGTTCCCGGCATCGGCCCGGTGCTTGCCGCCACGGTGCATGAGGCGCTGGCCGCCGCCGGCACCGGTGCGCCGGCAGTGAACATGACGACCGGAGAGGTACTTGACTAG
- the tpiA gene encoding triose-phosphate isomerase, translating into MTTSTNGKFDRKPLIAGNWKMNMDHVQGITLLQKLAWTLADAEHDFERVEVAVFPPFTDLRGVQTLTMGDNLPVRYGAQDLSAQDSGAYTGEISGQFLSRLGCAYVLVGHSERRALHGESNELLATKVAAAYRHGLVPVLCVGEGLQIRQAGTHVEYTLEQLRGSLAGITAEQAETLVVAYEPVWAIGTGEVAGPADAQELCAAIRTELAQLFGDETASKVRVLYGGSVKASNVAQILAERDVDGVLVGGASLDAAEFANIVRFEHHLVTD; encoded by the coding sequence GTGACCACATCCACGAATGGAAAATTCGACCGGAAGCCGCTGATTGCCGGCAACTGGAAGATGAACATGGACCACGTCCAAGGCATCACGCTTTTGCAGAAGCTGGCTTGGACCCTTGCCGACGCCGAGCACGACTTCGAGCGGGTCGAGGTGGCGGTCTTCCCGCCGTTCACCGACCTGCGCGGCGTGCAGACTCTGACCATGGGTGACAACCTGCCGGTGCGCTACGGCGCCCAGGACCTCTCGGCGCAGGACTCCGGTGCCTACACCGGGGAAATCTCCGGGCAGTTCCTCTCACGGCTCGGTTGCGCCTACGTGCTGGTGGGCCACAGTGAGCGCCGTGCGCTGCACGGGGAGTCCAACGAGCTGCTGGCCACCAAGGTCGCCGCAGCGTACCGCCACGGGCTGGTCCCGGTATTGTGCGTGGGCGAGGGACTTCAGATCCGCCAGGCCGGCACCCACGTTGAATACACGCTGGAACAGCTGCGCGGTTCGCTGGCAGGCATCACTGCGGAGCAGGCCGAGACCCTGGTGGTGGCCTACGAACCGGTGTGGGCGATTGGCACCGGCGAGGTGGCGGGACCGGCCGACGCGCAGGAACTCTGCGCGGCCATCCGCACCGAGCTCGCGCAGCTGTTCGGCGACGAGACGGCCTCCAAGGTCAGGGTCCTTTACGGCGGTTCGGTGAAGGCGTCGAACGTGGCGCAGATCCTGGCCGAACGCGATGTCGACGGCGTGTTGGTCGGAGGGGCATCCTTGGACGCCGCCGAGTTTGCTAATATTGTTAGGTTCGAGCACCACCTGGTGACCGACTAA
- the pgl gene encoding 6-phosphogluconolactonase yields MNARRHVVIHPDLPATAAAVAARLVTAILDAQAARGEASIVLTGGTLGIKSLEQVAASPALGAVDWSRVNIYWGDERFVESGSPDRNAVQAEVLLGVLDGHGLDRGRVHPMGSPDDFATPELAAGAYAQLLAEEAATEGTAGALPVFDVLMLGMGPDSHVASLFPDHEGATRTGLSVIGVHDSPKPPPLRVSLTFDAINTARAVWLVVAGADKAPAAGVALGEAPVTRERVPASGVAGTQGTWWLMDAAAAALV; encoded by the coding sequence GTGAACGCTAGGCGACACGTCGTCATCCATCCCGACCTGCCAGCCACCGCGGCGGCCGTCGCGGCCCGGCTCGTCACCGCGATCCTCGACGCGCAGGCCGCACGCGGCGAGGCGAGCATCGTGCTCACCGGCGGCACCCTGGGCATCAAGTCCCTGGAACAGGTGGCCGCCTCCCCTGCCCTCGGCGCGGTGGACTGGTCGCGGGTGAACATCTACTGGGGCGACGAGCGCTTCGTCGAATCCGGTTCCCCCGACCGCAACGCGGTGCAGGCCGAGGTGCTCCTGGGCGTGCTCGACGGCCACGGGCTGGACCGCGGCCGGGTGCACCCGATGGGCTCCCCCGACGACTTCGCCACCCCCGAACTCGCCGCCGGGGCCTACGCGCAGCTGCTGGCCGAGGAAGCCGCCACCGAGGGCACCGCGGGCGCGCTTCCCGTCTTCGACGTGCTGATGCTGGGCATGGGCCCGGATTCGCACGTCGCGTCGCTCTTCCCCGACCACGAGGGCGCCACCCGCACCGGGCTCTCCGTCATCGGTGTCCACGATTCGCCCAAGCCGCCGCCGCTGCGCGTCTCGCTGACCTTTGATGCCATCAACACCGCCCGCGCCGTGTGGCTCGTGGTGGCGGGCGCCGACAAGGCGCCGGCCGCAGGGGTCGCCCTCGGCGAGGCTCCCGTGACACGTGAACGCGTCCCTGCCTCGGGGGTCGCCGGCACGCAGGGCACCTGGTGGCTCATGGATGCCGCCGCCGCGGCACTGGTCTAG
- a CDS encoding gluconeogenesis factor YvcK family protein, translating into MAFFTGPIPIQPPARSAEDNQVVRVVALGGGHGLSASLSALRRLTTDLTAVVTVADDGGSSGRLREELDVLPPGDLRMALAALCDDTDWGRTWRDVMQHRFTSKPGTNATLDQHAVGNLLIVALWELLKDPVAGLRWAGALLGARGQVLPMSTTPLTITGDVLQEDAGTGLVRRRISGQANLAEAGESALVSNVRLEPADAAACTEALDAIELADWVVLGPGSWYTSVLPHLLLPEMREALQQTPARRLLTMNLSTTTAETGGMDAAAHLEVISRYAPQLRLDAVLADPTTISDHEAFTQAAARLGARTFFGKVGVGAGRAVHDPLRLAAAYHDVFTTFSTDEPSS; encoded by the coding sequence ATGGCGTTTTTCACCGGCCCCATCCCCATCCAGCCCCCCGCACGTTCCGCCGAGGACAACCAGGTGGTGCGCGTCGTCGCCCTCGGCGGCGGCCACGGTCTCTCCGCCTCGCTGTCGGCGTTGCGCCGGCTCACCACCGACTTGACCGCCGTTGTCACGGTCGCCGACGACGGGGGCTCCTCCGGGCGCCTGCGCGAGGAACTCGACGTGCTGCCACCCGGGGACCTGCGCATGGCCCTTGCCGCCTTGTGCGACGACACCGACTGGGGGAGGACCTGGCGCGATGTCATGCAGCACCGCTTCACCTCCAAGCCGGGCACCAACGCCACGCTGGACCAGCACGCTGTCGGCAACCTGCTGATCGTGGCCCTGTGGGAATTGCTCAAGGACCCGGTGGCGGGGCTGCGCTGGGCAGGTGCACTGCTGGGCGCCCGCGGCCAGGTGCTGCCCATGAGCACCACCCCGCTGACCATCACCGGGGACGTGCTGCAGGAGGATGCCGGCACCGGTCTGGTGCGCAGGCGCATCTCCGGCCAGGCGAACCTGGCCGAGGCAGGGGAGAGCGCGCTGGTTTCCAATGTGCGCCTGGAACCCGCCGACGCCGCCGCCTGCACCGAGGCGCTTGACGCCATCGAGCTGGCTGACTGGGTCGTGTTGGGCCCCGGCTCCTGGTACACCTCGGTGCTGCCCCACCTGCTGCTGCCGGAAATGCGCGAAGCGCTGCAACAAACCCCTGCCCGCCGGCTGCTGACCATGAACCTCTCCACGACCACAGCCGAGACCGGCGGGATGGATGCGGCGGCGCACCTCGAGGTCATCTCCAGGTACGCTCCACAGCTGCGCCTGGACGCCGTATTGGCCGACCCGACGACGATTTCCGACCACGAGGCCTTCACCCAGGCCGCCGCCCGGCTAGGTGCCCGCACGTTTTTCGGTAAAGTAGGGGTTGGTGCCGGACGAGCAGTCCACGACCCCTTGAGACTTGCCGCCGCCTACCACGACGTGTTCACCACGTTCAGCACAGACGAGCCCAGCAGTTAG
- a CDS encoding superoxide dismutase, whose amino-acid sequence MAIYTLPELQYDYAALEPNISARIMELHHSKHHAAYVAGANTALEQLAEAREKGEFGNVPKLSKDLAFHLGGHTNHSIFWNNLSPEGGDKPEGELAAAIDDAFGSFDAFRAHFTAAAMSLQGSGWALLGFEGLGGQLVIEQLYDQQGNVPVATTPLLMLDMWEHAFYLDYVNVKADYVKAFWNIVNWADVSARFEAARAGAPKLVVPGK is encoded by the coding sequence TTGGCTATTTATACCTTGCCTGAGCTGCAGTACGATTACGCGGCCTTGGAGCCGAACATTTCGGCGCGGATCATGGAGCTGCACCACTCGAAGCACCATGCTGCCTATGTGGCCGGTGCGAACACGGCGTTGGAGCAGCTGGCCGAGGCGCGGGAGAAGGGCGAGTTCGGGAACGTTCCGAAGTTGTCCAAGGACCTGGCGTTCCACTTGGGTGGTCACACGAACCACTCGATCTTCTGGAACAACCTTTCCCCGGAGGGCGGGGACAAGCCCGAGGGCGAGTTGGCTGCGGCGATTGACGACGCGTTTGGTTCCTTTGACGCTTTCCGTGCGCACTTCACGGCCGCGGCGATGAGCCTGCAGGGTTCGGGTTGGGCGTTGCTGGGCTTTGAGGGCCTGGGTGGCCAGTTGGTCATCGAGCAGTTGTATGACCAGCAGGGCAACGTGCCGGTGGCGACGACTCCGTTGTTGATGTTGGACATGTGGGAGCACGCGTTCTACCTGGATTACGTGAATGTGAAGGCCGATTATGTGAAGGCTTTCTGGAACATCGTGAACTGGGCCGATGTTTCGGCCCGCTTCGAGGCGGCGCGTGCCGGTGCCCCGAAGCTTGTCGTCCCCGGCAAGTAA